The Numida meleagris isolate 19003 breed g44 Domestic line chromosome 7, NumMel1.0, whole genome shotgun sequence genome contains a region encoding:
- the APOBEC4 gene encoding putative C->U-editing enzyme APOBEC-4 produces MNPGEKIFQEYLTNQGTVVKPYCWQTLSQTCAKCPYHIRTGEEARVPYEEFLRAFGFPYRISAHPQTHHLLFYELRSFCGTVVQKGHATSCAEQDSHPESILFEAGGYLDSVIRAHGNTGCITLYSNYSPCNEAYHCCISKIYNFLLKHPETTLCLRFSQPYHAEDSFPTAAWNRQALHSLASLWPWVTLQPLSAETWHHLLCNFVYGIPGSALQHPASPPATLSDQQNPHQINSRGVKTYCRKAFPQATQGEPAVQQNPNAFSFPRPAFQQPLPATKGSLPHPVSQSSLVLFPGLFLPLQRECLHPRPKNIVRHLKMPKELFSESRNPEVLLASKNLKRR; encoded by the coding sequence ATGAATCCAGGAGAGAAAATTTTCCAAGAATACCTGACAAACCAGGGGACTGTGGTAAAGCCCTATTGCTGGCAGACACTGAGCCAAACCTGTGCTAAGTGTCCCTACCACATACGGACAGGTGAAGAAGCAAGAGTCCCCTACGAAGAGTTTCTCAGGGCCTTTGGATTCCCATACAGAATCTCAGCACATCCACAAACCCACCACCTTCTCTTCTACGAACTGAGGAGCTTCTGTGGCACTGTAGTCCAAAAAGGCCACGCcaccagctgtgctgagcaggacAGCCACCCGGAATCCATACTGTTTGAGGCCGGCGGTTATCTGGATTCAGTGATACGTGCCCACGGAAACACTGGCTGCATCACCCTCTATTCAAATTACTCTCCCTGTAACGAGGCTTACCACTGCTGCATAAGTAAAATCTACAACTTCTTGCTGAAGCACCCAGAAACCACGCTCTGCCTCCGCTTCTCCCAGCCTTACCACGCCGAGGACAGCTTCCCCACGGCCGCGTGGAACCGCCAAGCCCTGCACAGCCTGGCCAGCCTGTGGCCCTGGGTCACGCTGCAGCCGCTGTCTGCGGAGACGTGGCATCACCTCCTCTGCAACTTCGTGTATGGCATCCCGGGGTCAGCGCTTCAGCATCCGGCTTCACCGCCAGCAACTTTATCAGATCAACAGAATCCACATCAAATTAACTCAAGAGGAGTGAAAACCTATTGCAGGAAAGCGTTTCCACAAGCAACACAAGGAGAGCCTGCTGTGCAGCAAAACCcaaatgccttttctttccctcGCCCTGCCTTCCAGCAGCCTTTACCAGCAACAAAGGGCAGTCTGCCACATCCCGTGTCTCAGAGCTCCTTGGTGCTTTTCCCAGGGTTGTTTCTGCCCTTACAGAGGGAATGTCTCCACCCCAGACCTAAAAATATTGTAAGGCATTTAAAAATGCCCAAGGAGTTATTCAGTGAAAGTCGTAATCCTGAAGTGCTGCTGGCCAGCAAGAACCTGAAGCGAAGGTGA